The DNA sequence ttaaataaataaataatggagaagtgggccccacattatccaattatttaattatttaacaaataatggaaaagtgggccccacatgtgggctgtACTTCTGGGCCCCACATGTGTGCCCCACATtatcaaattatttaaatatttaataaataattaattaaataattaattaaataaataattaattaataaatcaaaaaaaataatgtctggatcatggtcggatcgtaatagggttcatatgtaaggataggattcatttaacggttcgacccacatatccgtcgttcgatttttttaatcggttttctcgacgatccaaccgtacggatgttattaaactatcttcctaacattgggaaaaaataatcaaaaaatataatgcccggatcatggtcggatcgtaatagggttcatatgtcaggataagattcatttaacggttcgacccacatattcgtcgttcgatttttttaatcggttttctcgacgatccaaccgtacggatgttattaaaccgccttcctaacattgggaaaaaataatcaaaaaatataacgcccggatcatggtcggaacgtaatagggttcatatgtcaggatatgattcatttaacggttcgacccaaatatccgtcgttcgatttttttaatcggttttctcgacgatccaaccgtacagatgttattaaactgccttcctaacattgggaaaaaataatcaaaaaatataatgcccggatcatggtcggatcgtaatagggttcagattaggattcatttaacggttcgatCCACATATCcatcgttcgatttttttaatcggttttctcgacgatccaaccgtacggatgttattaaaccgccttcctaacattgggaaaaaataatcaaaaaatataacgcccggatcatggtcggaacgtaatagggttcatatgtcaggatatgattcatttaacggttcgacccaaatatccgtcgttcgatttttttaatcggttttctcgacgatccaaccgtacagatgttattaaaccgccttcctaacattgggaaaaaataatcaaaaaatataatgcccggatcatggtcggatcgtaatagggttcagattaggattcatttaacggttcgatCCACATATCcatcgttcgatttttttaatcggttttctcgacgatccaaccgtacggatgttattaaaccgccttcctaacattgggaaaaaataatcaaaaaatataatgcccggataatggtcggatcgtaatagggttcatatgtcaggatatgattcatttaacggttagacccacatatccgtcgttcgatttttttaatcggttttctcgacgatccaaccgtacagatgttattaaactgccttcctaacattggaaaaaaataatcaaaaaatataatgcccagATCATGGTTGGATCGGGACATTAAAATATcgatttttctaaaatttaagagaaaatgaaaaaaattaaaaaatgaaataaaatgaaaACGTACAAAAGGTGCAGTGAAAATATGGGCGGCTAAATTTCCCCCCAAAAACATCACTCTCTTTCAGAAACATCACTCTCTCTCAGAAACATCACTCTCTCTCGACCTCGCTCACTCACCTCAGCCTCCCACCTCGCTCACTCACTCACCTCTCACCAACACTCCCTAACTCTCACCCATCTCACTCTCCCTAACTCTCACCCATCTCACTCTCCCTAACTCTTACCTCAGCCGCACCTCACCTCAGCCGCACGCTCACCTCAGCCTCACCTCAGTCGCTCTCATTTCGGTGGATTCAACATCAATTAGGTGGTTCTCAGCAACATTTCGGTGGTTCGGGTTCTCTGCAACGGAGTTAGGGCATGCAATTAGGGTTTCGGAATTTTAGGGTTTCGGTTGGAGCTAGCAATTAGGGTTCAGAGCTGGTTTGTGGTTTCGATTTTGGACCAAGGTAACCTCTAATTgaactttatttttgattttatgTATTTATCCCTGCTTATTTAATATGTTTAATATGTGTTTGTGTTTAATATGTGTAATATGTGTAATACGTTTAGAGTTTGTGTTTAATATGAATGTAATATGTGTTTGTGGTCATCTCCCccctctctctgtctctctctctgtctctctctctctctctccgtctctctctctctctctttgagTTTTATTGTTTAAGATTCTTGTAATTATGGTTATTGCATTTCTTGATGTGATTACGTGCCGAGATGAATTGATGAAATTATGTTGCTTATTCGctgttttttattttttaatgtcCAAATGCAAGGCTTAACTCTGTTTGCCATTTGGTTACTGTGTCTTGTTTTTATCGTCTCTTAGCAGTACTAGGCCTTCCTTAGTTCCTTGtacaattaaataaatatatattattcgaATATTTAAGACATTAATCTAATCTCAAACTGATTTTATGTGCTATACAAGTCTTTGACTATTGATCTTTTACATTCTAACATTTATTCCCTGTGTGCTATTCAAAAGTTACAGTTGTAAATTGAagtaaaatttttaataaaaatcaaagcATGGATAAAAATGGGGAATGAGATGTAGGAAATTATTAGTTTATCTAGTATCACTGTAGTATAGTGCACATAGAGGATTACACGGGCTTTTTTAGGTACACTTATAATCTTTTAACTTCGCAGGCTATATTATACAGTGTACTTATGGAAGATGATTATAGTAGCTGGATAGGATTTCCAAAATCTAGTAAAGAATATGTACGAGGGATAAAGGCATTTATGGAAAATTCATTTCCAATTCATGCTAAAGGAGAAGAAATGAAGTGCCCCTGCAAAGTATGTGTCAACCGTTATTGGCACACTCAAACAGTTATCTATGATCATCTCATATGTAGTGGCCCTTCTCCATTACATATGAAATGGATTTGCGAGGTATCACATACCAAAATAGACGGTAGTACTGACTTGATGGATTCGGGGATGGGGATTGATTTCGAAGATAATTTAGGTGAAATGTTCAATTGTACGGGTAAAAAGTTTCGAGATTTAGAAAATGACTATGAAAGTCTAACAAATGCAGAGGCTAGAAAGTTTTATGGCCATGTTAGGGAGGGTAAACAACCACTATACCCCGGATCAACTAAATTCTCTCGGTTAAGTTTCCTGATCAAACTTTATCATTTAAAGTGTGCTCATGGAATTTCCGAGTCTGCCTTTGGGGAATTGCTGGAGTTAATAAGAGACGCCTTTCCTGATGCCCAAATACCTTTGTCTTTGAATGCTGCAAAAAATATGATCAAGGATTTAGGCTTACATTATGAAAAAATACATGCATGCCGAAATAATTGCATGTTGTACTGGGGCGAAAATAAAGACAAAGAAAAATGCGACAATTGTGGTGTTTCTAGGTGGGTGTTACCGGAAAAAAAAGGCAATGATGCTAGTGATCCGGGGCAGGTTGTACACAAAGTGCCAGCTAATGTGATGAGGTACTTCCCTCTAAAGCCGAGATTGCAGAGGCTATACATGTGCAAGGAATATTCGAAACTAATGAAATGGCACGATATGGGACGTCAACAGGATGGAAAAGTAAGACATCCGGTTGATACAGAGGCTTGGAAGATGATAGATGCTGACTATCCTGATTTTTCATTAGAAAATCGGAATGTTAGTTTAGGAGTAGCCTCAGATGGATTCAACCCCTATCGTTCAATGAACCTAAGTCACAGTACCTGGCCAATTGTATTGGTCAATTACAACCTCCCACCTTGGCTATGCATGAAACAAGAAAATCTAATTCTTTCGACACTAATATCTGGTCCAGATTCACCAAAGAATAGTATTGATGTGTTCATGCAACCTTTAATTGCCGAGTTAAAAGAATTATGGGAGGTCGGCGTTAATACTTATGATGCCTTGGCTGATGAAGATTTTAATTTACGTGCTAGAGTGCTATGGACTATTAGCGATTTCCCGGGATATGCTATGTTGTCCGGCTGGAGCACAAAAGGCAAACTAGGGTGTCCTGTCTGCCATTATGAAACTTCATCACTTTATTTGAAGCATAGCAAGAAAATGTGCTATATGAACCACCGAAAGTTTCTTCCTTCTGCACACAAGTGGAGAATGGATACTAAAAGGTTTAATGGCGTAATTGAAATGGGGCAGTGTCCTTCAGTTTTAACGGGAACTGGCATTGAGGAGTTGTTGTCTGGGTATGTAAACCAATTCGGCCTGCAGAATAAAAAGGCAAAGAGTAAAACTGAGGGCCCTTTTAAAAAGAAGTCAATTTTTTTTGATTTACCTTATTGGAAGCATAATCCACTTCGACATAACCTTGACGCCATGCACATAGAAAAAAATGTTTGCGATAACATATTGGGCACTTTACTCAATATAAGTGGCAAGACAAAAGATCATGTTGCCGCTCGTAAAGATTTACAAGAAATGGGAATTAGAAAACCCCTCCATCCTGTTCTATCAGAAGATGGAGCACACCATGAAATACGAGCAGCAATCTTTGACTTGTCGAACAAAGAGAAGGAGATCTTTTGTTCAGTGTTGGAAAACACTAAACTACCGTACGGTTGTGCCTCCAACATAGGGCGATATGTGCACACAAAGGAGAGGAAAGTAGTGGGGTATAAGAGCCATGATGCTCATTTCATACTGCACTACTTGTTGCAGTTTGCCATCAAAAAAACTACAAAGGCTGAGGTTGCTATACCTTTGATGAAATTGAGTGCCTGCCTTAGAGCTCTATGGAGCAAGGTTATCGATTTGGAGGAGCTTGAGAAGTTGGAAACTGAAATCGTCGAGGTACTTTGCCAATTTGAGATGATTTTTCCATCAGCTTTCTTCGACATAATGGTGCACTTGCTTGTTCATCTAACTAGAGAAGTTAGACTTGGGGGACCTCAGCACCTTCGAAACATGTTCCCAATAGAGCGTTATCTTGCAAAATTGAAATCATACGTTCGTAATAGAAGTAAGCCGGAAGGTTCTATTGCAGAAGGTTACATAGCTGAAGAATGTGTAACATTTTGTTCAAGATTTTTGGCTGCTGATGAAACAACAAAAAACAACATGTGCTCAACAGTTTTCGAAAGAGGGCCAACACAAGCTGAATATCATATCGGAACGAGAAGGAATAAAGATGGAACTATTATTCATTTGGAAGATGTTGATTGGAAGGCAAGTCATCGCTATGTTTTGTTCAATACTGGTAACAAAGAAGTAGAGAGGCTCCTCGAGTAAGTTTAATAAGCTCTAAtgtaaataattttaattcataaTTCAAGAACTTTTTCTTTTCTGCACTGTTTTAACTTAGTATAATTTTAGGGAACATCAAGCCTTGGTGGACAGCCATGAAAATACGAACAGATACAAGAGGGCACGAAGACAGACGGCAGAATTCTGGGACTGGTTACGAGAAGAGGTTAGGAAAATGGTGGAGGTTTCATCTGACTTGGGGGTGTTTGCGTTGGGGCCTAATCGAACAGCTAGAAGGTTTACTGGTTATGTTGTTAATGGCTATCGATTCCACACAAGTGATAGAGATTCTCGATGCACAACACAAAACAGTGGTGTATATTTGACTACACAAACAACTAGTTTCTCTAGTTCTAGAGACGAGAACCCTATAGTTGGGGATGTCAGCTACTACGGATCGATAGAAGATATCATAGGAATTAGCACATGATAACAAAGTAATCCGTGCTTCGGTAACTGACCCACACAATCAGGGTGCCAACAGTAGTGCAGAAGTTGGAGAGAAGTTGGTATGATTCCTAAATTAACTAGTACATTTATGAATATTTCCccttttattttgatattataaTTACGGCCCCATGGTTAAGTTAAATTGGATTAAATTTTGATTATAggataaatttataatttaattagatGTGGACATGTTCTTAAATCCAATTTTAAAATGGGACATGTTAGAACCCCCCCTTTTTTAAATAATGTATATGTCCTTGTCGATATCATCATTATAACTAGCAATTATTTAATTGTCTGATTAGTTATGATATTCAGATTATTACAAACCAATCCGCATTTATATAACTTTAAATAATTCACTGTGAACAACCcgaaaaaactaataaaatagaGCTCGCAGACACAATAATTTAGTTGTTCATGTCAAGTGCCATCAAACATTTTTGTGCTTTAATTCTTCAGAAATCAGATGCATGTCTATTTTTTGCTGGTATTTGCTTGAATTTAGATATTCAATTTCAGAACCGCATTAATATTGCCTTCATTGACTTCCCGTACACACTTGGATTGTGTCTACTAAATAGTAATGACTACCTAGTTGTTTGTTCATAAATCCTTTGATTGAATGTTAGTGCTTAGGCATTTTTTAAATAGTTGATGTACAATTTTTCTTAAGTAAATCAATAGTTATGTGGTAACTTTGAGCTAGATAACCTTGTCTTTTTCTTTTGTGCTCTATAATAGAAAAAGACTGATCCTAATCTCGCCTCGCCATCACAAGCTGAAATTTATTTGGAATCTCATGAACAAGATGGCCGAACATACAAGACTACGGCTGCTCCGCAAAAAAGAAACGTAAGGACTTTACTTTTTTTATGGAGGTTAAATGCTGCACGGTAgttcaatttgtctatttctttAAAATTAAGAGATAAAAAATGCTTTGCCAAGTATGTTTTGTTGGTTTAATTTATTtggtaaaacaaataacataaGAGACTTAGCGGAAATAAAAGGCTGTTAAGTATTAGTATAGGCCACCTTAATGCAAACCTTGTTAGTAGTTGTGTAGTTGTGTAGCACAATTCTATGGTAAAATTGAttaatatttaacaacatttttcTTGTAGAGAAAGAACAAGAAAGCGATGGAATCAGATTCGGCTCCTGCAGACACTTATTTGGAAGATTTGACTGCAAAGATCAGGGGAGAACTTGAGGCTGAACTGGAAGAAAAGGTTTCCAAGAAAGTGCAGGATAACTTGTCAGTTATTCTCAAAAAGATCGCAGCAGCTAATCCAGGCTTGAATCTGGACATTGGAGAAGTTGATGCTAATATTTCAAGCGAGGATGATGAAAATGGTACACCAATGACTATCGGGACTGCTGGGACTTCCAAGACTGCCCGGACTTCTTCTTAGATATTTCTCTTTACAAGCATTAGCTTGAGTTAATAGTATGGACAGTTATGTTATTTAGACTTTTGAATTATTGGTTTATAACTTTTGGTACTCACTGTAATTGGTGGTGGATGGTGTTTATTTGGTTTGGTTAGAGTTGGAATTTGGGGATTGTTTGGTGTTCTTGTTAGTATGATTTTGGTGGAGTGATGTAGTGAATCGTACTATAATTTTGGCGAAGTGGTTATTATGTTGGCGGAGTTGGTGTTCTGAATGCTGTAAGACTAGTTTGTTGGGGAAATATGTTTTGGTATAGTTGAATTGTTATTTTGTTAATGGCAGTAATGTGTTTATCAAAACTACATTTCAAAATGTTATctattagtgttacaatagctatatTTATCACTGTTACAAAATCTAAATTTGTGTTTCTTTTGCCAAAATACAGTGTTACATTAGATTTGTTTACTGTTACGTCAGTAATAAAAGTGGGCCCACATGTGGGTCTCACATGGCAGTGGGTACCACTGATTAGCCAATCTATGTGGCAGTCCACGTGGCAGTCCATGTGGCATTGCTCGCCACGTGTCAGTGGGTCCCTCTATATGACGTGGCTGCCTACGTGGCAATCCAGTCAGGTGGGTCCCATATGATTTTTTCAAATGCTAAGGTAACACTGAATTACCGTTACGTTTGATTTATCTAGTGTTATCCTATCTCCCTAAGGTAATGTTTTTATTTGTGTTACGGTTGATAATCAAAACATTACATTAGATAGCAATGGCAACATTTGCGGATGAAATGGTTATTTGGCGTTACAATAGGCCTATTGCAACATAAAACGGGCCTAAGGTGACGTAAAATGAGTGTCTTATTAgcccatctatggcgtagtgactGGTCATTTCCTTGTCAGATGTTTTACCAGCTTGCGATGGTTCATTCTCTGTTGCAGCGGTGACATTAGCTCGCGAATGAGTTCTTGGTCCAAGGGGGACATGGTTCTTTTTCTTCCCATTCTTCGTTCTCTACAATTATTAGGATTGCAAATATAATGTGAGGCCAAAGCAATAAAgagtataaaataaaaacaaaatatatagGAAACTTGATATAGTGATAAACAAAATATCAGGTCTTAAACTAATAAAAAACACAATTTACACTCTTGAGAAACAAGGAAGGAAGGCCAAAGTAATGAAAACTGTAAAAGAAATCCATACCTCAGATGAATCATCACTATCATGTTCGTCCTCACTTTCCGGATTATAATCATCATCATCCGGAGAGGCTTTGTCTTTTTCTTTGGATTTCTCAATAACTGTTGCTGATCGAGCTCTCAAATCAATCACTAATTTTTTGATCCCAAGTTCTTCCAACCTTCTATCATTTTCCTTCATTCGATTAAGTCTTTCTTGCTCACTTGCTGGTAGCGGTGGGGGGGGGGCACCTGCAATAATTATAAATCAGCACTGTTATTAGTGTAGCTCAACTATGCATTGTACTTTCTTTCTAAAAATTTGGAAGGAGTGTTTAAGTGAATATTACAAGTGTTACAGTCCAGGttagaagaaaaaaaagaggAACATTGACAAGGATACCTCGATGTCAGGTATAGCAAGTTCAAGGGGACATCTTACTTGGCGTGCATCACCTTGTAGCTGATCTTTCATTTTCTCATTATTTTGCAAAGTACGGGgtctttttcttttgatttcGGTTAGTGGTGGTGGGGGCAACTACAATAATTTATGAAGACAAGGTCAGTGATTAAATTGACATAACACAACACAAAATTTCAATTTTGCAAGATAACGCTCTATTGGGAACATGTTTCGAAGGTGCTGAGGTCCCCCAAGTCTAACTTCTCTAGTTAGATGAACAAGCAAGTGCACCATTATGTCGAAGAAAGCTGATGGAAAAATCATCTCAAATTGGCAAAGTACCTCGACGATTTCAGTTTCCAACTTCTCAAGCTCCTCCAAATCGATAACCTTGCTCCATAGAGCTCTAAGGCAGGCACTCAATTTCATCAAAGGTACAGCAACCTCAGCCTTTGTAGTTTTTTTGATGGCAAACTGCAACAAGTAGTGTAGTATGAAATGAGCATCATGGCTCTTATACCCCACTACTTTCCTGTCCTTTGTGTGCACATATCACCCTATGTTGGAGGCACAACCGTACGGCAGTTTAGTGTTTTCCAACACTGAACAAAAGATCTCCTTCTCTTTGTTCGACAAGTCAAAGATTGATGCTCGTATTTTATGGTGTGCTCCATCTTCTGATAGAACAGGATGGAGGGGTTTTCTAATTCCCATTTCTTGTAAATCTTTACGAGCGGCAACATGATCTTTTGTCTTGCCACTTATATTGAGTAAAGTGCCCAATATGTTATCGCAAACATTTTTTTCTATGTGCATGGCGTCAAGGTTATGTCGAAGTGGATTATGCTTCCAATAaggtaaataaaaaaaattgacttCTTTTTAAAAGGGCCCTCAGTTTTACTCTTTACCTTTTTGTTCTGTAGGCCGAATTGGTTTACATACCCAGACAACAACTCCTCAATGTCAGTTCCCGTTAAAACTGAAGGACACTGCCCCATTTCAATTGCGCCATTAAACCTTTTAGTATCCATTCTCCACTTGTGTGCAGAAGGAAGAAACTTTCGGTGGTTCATATAGCACATTTTCTTGGTATGCTTCAAATAAAGTGATGAAGTTTCATAATGGCAGACAGGACACCCTAGTTTGCCTTTTATGCTCCAGCCGGACAACATAGCATATCCCGGGAAATCGCTAATAGTCCATAGCACTCTAGCACGTAAATTAAAATCTTCATCAGCCAAGGCATCATAAGTATTAACGCCGACCTCCCATAATTCTTTTAACTCGGCAATTAAAGGTTGCATGAACACATCAATACTATTCTTTGGTGAATCTGGACCAGATATTAGTGTCGAAAGAATTAGATTTTCTTGTTTCATGCATAGCCAAGGTGGGAGGTTGTAATTGACCAATACAATTGGCCAGGTACTGTGACTTAGGTTCATTGAACGATAGGGGTTGAATCCATCTGAGGCTACTCCTAAACTAACATTCCGATTTTCTAATGAAAAATCAGGATAGTCAGCATCTATCGTCTTCCAAGCCTCTGTATCAGCCGGATGTCTTACTTTTCCATCCTGTTGACGTCCCATATCGTGCCATTTCATTAGTTTCGAATATTCCTTGCACATGTATAGCCTCTGCAATCTCGGCTTTAAAGGGAAGTACCTCATCACATTAGCTGGCACATTGTGTATAACCTGCCCCAGATCACTAGCATCATTGCCTTTTTTTCCGGTAACACCCACCTAGAAACACCACAATTGTCACATTTTTCTTTGTCTTTATTTTCTCCCCAGTACAACATGCAATTATTTCGGCATGCATGTATTTTTTCATAATGTAAGCCTAAATCCTTGATCATATTTTTTGCAGCATTCAAAGACAAAGGTATTTGGGCATCAGGAAAGGCGTCTCTTATTAACTCCAGCAATTCCCCAAAGGCAGACTCGGAAATTCCATGAGCACACTTTAAATGATAAAGTTTGATCAGGAAACTTAACCGAGAGAATTTAGTGGATCCGGGGTATAGTGGTTGTTTACCCTCCCTAACAAGGCCATAAAACTTTCTAGCCTCTGCATTTGTTAGACTTTCATAGTCATTTTCTAAATCTCGAAACTTTTTACCCGTACAATTGAACATTTCACCTAAATTATCTTCGAAATCCATCCCCGTCCCTGAATCCATGAAGTCAGTACTACCGTCTACTTTGGTATATGATACCTCGCAAATCCATTTCATATGTAGTGGAGAAGGGCCACTACATATGAGATGATCATAGATAACTGTTTGAGTGTGCCAATAACAGTTGACACATACTTTGCAGGGGCACTTCATTTCTTCTCCTTTAGCATGAATTGGAAATGAATTTTCCATAAATGCCTTTATCCCTCGTACATATTCTTTACTAGATTTTGGAAATCCTATCCAGCTACTATAATCATCTTCCATAAGTACACTGTATAATATAGCCTGCGAAGTTAAAAGATTATAAGTCTACCCAAAAAAGCCCGTGTAATCCTCTCTGTGCACTATACTGCAGTGATACTAGATAAACTAATAATTTCCTACATCTCATTCCCCATTTTTATCCATgctttgatttttattaaattttttacttCAATTTACAACTGTAACTTTTGAATAACACACAGGGAATAAATGTTAGAATGTAAAAGATCAATAGTCAAAGACTTGTATAGCACATAAAATCAGTTTGAGATTAGATTAATGTCTTAAGTATtcgaataatatatatttatttaattgtaCAAGGAACTAAGGAAGGCCCAGTACTGCTAAGAGACGATAAAAACAAGACACAGTAACCAAATGGCAAACAGAGTTAAGCCTTGCATTTGGACATTAAATAACAAAAAACAGCGAAT is a window from the Apium graveolens cultivar Ventura chromosome 1, ASM990537v1, whole genome shotgun sequence genome containing:
- the LOC141720305 gene encoding uncharacterized protein LOC141720305 encodes the protein MEDDYSSWIGFPKSSKEYVRGIKAFMENSFPIHAKGEEMKCPCKVCVNRYWHTQTVIYDHLICSGPSPLHMKWICEVSHTKIDGSTDLMDSGMGIDFEDNLGEMFNCTGKKFRDLENDYESLTNAEARKFYGHVREGKQPLYPGSTKFSRLSFLIKLYHLKCAHGISESAFGELLELIRDAFPDAQIPLSLNAAKNMIKDLGLHYEKIHACRNNCMLYWGENKDKEKCDNCGVSRWVLPEKKGNDASDPGQVVHKVPANVMRYFPLKPRLQRLYMCKEYSKLMKWHDMGRQQDGKVRHPVDTEAWKMIDADYPDFSLENRNVSLGVASDGFNPYRSMNLSHSTWPIVLVNYNLPPWLCMKQENLILSTLISGPDSPKNSIDVFMQPLIAELKELWEVGVNTYDALADEDFNLRARVLWTISDFPGYAMLSGWSTKGKLGCPVCHYETSSLYLKHSKKMCYMNHRKFLPSAHKWRMDTKRFNGVIEMGQCPSVLTGTGIEELLSGYVNQFGLQNKKAKSKTEGPFKKKSIFFDLPYWKHNPLRHNLDAMHIEKNVCDNILGTLLNISGKTKDHVAARKDLQEMGIRKPLHPVLSEDGAHHEIRAAIFDLSNKEKEIFCSVLENTKLPYGCASNIGRYVHTKERKVVGYKSHDAHFILHYLLQFAIKKTTKAEVAIPLMKLSACLRALWSKVIDLEELEKLETEIVEVLCQFEMIFPSAFFDIMVHLLVHLTREVRLGGPQHLRNMFPIERYLAKLKSYVRNRSKPEGSIAEGYIAEECVTFCSRFLAADETTKNNMCSTVFERGPTQAEYHIGTRRNKDGTIIHLEDVDWKASHRYVLFNTGNKEVERLLEEHQALVDSHENTNRYKRARRQTAEFWDWLREEVRKMVEVSSDLGVFALGPNRTARRFTGYVVNGYRFHTSDRDSRCTTQNSGVYLTTQTTSFSSSRDENPIVGDKKTDPNLASPSQAEIYLESHEQDGRTYKTTAAPQKRNRKNKKAMESDSAPADTYLEDLTAKIRGELEAELEEKVSKKVQDNLSVILKKIAAANPGLNLDIGEVDANISSEDDENGTPMTIGTAGTSKTARTSS